One window of the Leptospira ryugenii genome contains the following:
- a CDS encoding exo-beta-N-acetylmuramidase NamZ family protein, translating to MTKYFFRFFLLFLLASCQGNTSPQFRIHPQDAKVRPSSEAFFSEVLPKLSGKKVMLVTNPSGIGNQPLRLAQEFKKHQIKLEHLIGLEHGFLGLEEEFSQTPVTVDPIFSRPLYHIYKIKEAELKELVREVDIVLFDVQDVGMRCYTYLSVLKRLLDAMDNTNSQMILLDHIHVAMHLGPRGERLNPQHSNFAAEFPSLLISGMTLGESAKFYSKEYLNERVQVQVIPVSGYKRGMYFEETGLAWYTPSPNLPMLETARNYLALVMLEGVNVSVGRGTQAPFVYFGAPWMAEPQKLAERLEKIGNKSYYFTNVYFKPTFGPHKGKICSGLRMNLVRADYDPVELAYELIRIMKETYPNDFRWNKGSQYHWADQLWGSDHFRVSINEGKSYQEFAQSLQKTEEEERNRIKPYLMY from the coding sequence ATGACCAAATACTTTTTTAGGTTTTTCTTACTCTTTCTTTTGGCTTCCTGCCAAGGGAATACCAGCCCACAATTCAGGATCCACCCTCAGGATGCAAAGGTGCGCCCGAGTTCTGAGGCATTTTTCTCTGAGGTTTTGCCCAAATTGTCTGGGAAAAAGGTGATGCTTGTCACAAACCCCTCTGGTATTGGAAACCAACCCCTACGCCTTGCCCAGGAATTTAAAAAACACCAAATCAAACTCGAACATCTGATTGGATTGGAGCATGGCTTTTTAGGTTTAGAAGAGGAATTTAGCCAGACTCCCGTTACGGTGGACCCAATTTTTTCCAGGCCACTCTATCATATTTATAAAATAAAGGAGGCCGAGTTGAAAGAACTAGTCAGGGAAGTGGATATTGTTCTCTTCGATGTGCAAGATGTTGGAATGCGTTGTTATACATATCTAAGTGTTTTAAAACGTTTGTTAGACGCTATGGACAATACAAATTCCCAAATGATTTTGTTAGACCATATTCATGTTGCAATGCACTTGGGTCCGAGGGGAGAACGCCTCAATCCACAACATAGCAATTTTGCAGCCGAATTTCCATCACTTCTCATCAGCGGAATGACTTTGGGTGAATCAGCAAAATTCTACAGCAAAGAGTACTTAAATGAACGTGTGCAAGTACAGGTGATTCCCGTTTCGGGCTATAAACGAGGGATGTATTTTGAGGAAACGGGACTTGCTTGGTACACTCCATCTCCCAACTTACCTATGTTAGAGACTGCTAGAAATTACCTTGCCCTTGTTATGTTGGAAGGAGTAAATGTTTCGGTTGGTCGAGGAACGCAAGCCCCCTTTGTGTATTTTGGCGCTCCATGGATGGCGGAACCACAAAAGCTTGCGGAGAGATTAGAAAAAATTGGAAACAAATCATATTATTTCACAAATGTATACTTTAAACCCACATTCGGTCCGCACAAAGGAAAGATTTGTTCAGGGCTTCGCATGAATTTGGTGCGCGCTGATTACGATCCCGTCGAACTTGCCTATGAGTTGATACGGATTATGAAAGAAACCTATCCCAATGACTTTCGTTGGAATAAAGGAAGCCAATACCATTGGGCTGATCAACTCTGGGGGAGTGACCACTTTCGGGTTTCCATCAATGAGGGGAAATCATACCAAGAGTTTGCCCAATCCTTACAAAAAACAGAAGAAGAGGAAAGAAATAGGATCAAACCTTATTTGATGTATTAA
- the ychF gene encoding redox-regulated ATPase YchF yields the protein MALNCGIVGLPNVGKSTIFNALTKAGAQMANYPFCTIEPNTGIVEVPDSRLDRLAAIYKPKKIIPTTMEFVDIAGLVKGASDGEGLGNQFLSHIREVDAICHVVRAFDDENITHVHGKVDPIEDITVINYELILSDLDSLEKQHQRIAKNAKAGNKEAQETVSVMEKIIDALKKGERAASVSLSEEEKKIAKKFNLITIKPVLYVANIKENDVKNSNNPHLTTIKDYAKKEGAETVVLCGKFEEEISGLEREDQKAFLEEIGETESGLTRMIQAAYRLLGLVTFLTAGPEEVRAWTTKLGSTGPEAASVIHSDFEKAYIRAEVMRFEDLDRTGDPQKVKEEGKLRIEGKEYTVSDGDVIYFRTNA from the coding sequence ATGGCTCTAAATTGTGGTATCGTAGGTCTCCCCAACGTCGGCAAGTCGACGATTTTTAATGCTTTGACAAAAGCTGGTGCTCAAATGGCAAATTATCCATTTTGCACGATCGAACCAAATACTGGGATCGTAGAAGTCCCTGACTCCAGGCTTGACCGTTTAGCGGCGATTTACAAACCCAAAAAGATCATTCCTACCACAATGGAATTTGTTGACATTGCGGGGCTAGTAAAGGGAGCAAGTGATGGTGAAGGCTTGGGAAACCAATTCCTCTCACATATACGGGAAGTTGATGCCATCTGCCATGTCGTGCGCGCTTTCGATGATGAAAACATTACACATGTGCATGGTAAAGTAGATCCGATAGAAGATATCACTGTGATCAATTATGAGTTGATTCTCTCTGATCTGGATAGTTTGGAGAAACAGCACCAGAGAATAGCAAAGAATGCGAAAGCAGGCAATAAAGAAGCCCAGGAAACAGTTTCCGTAATGGAAAAAATCATCGATGCCTTAAAAAAAGGTGAGCGTGCTGCCTCTGTTAGTCTTAGCGAAGAGGAGAAAAAAATTGCAAAGAAATTCAATCTGATCACCATTAAACCCGTACTATACGTTGCCAATATCAAAGAAAATGATGTTAAAAATTCGAACAATCCTCATTTAACAACTATTAAAGATTATGCTAAAAAAGAAGGTGCGGAGACAGTAGTTCTTTGCGGTAAGTTCGAAGAGGAAATATCAGGCCTCGAGCGAGAAGACCAAAAAGCATTTTTAGAAGAAATCGGTGAGACTGAGTCAGGTCTTACACGGATGATTCAAGCTGCCTACCGTTTGCTCGGCCTAGTCACCTTCCTCACAGCTGGTCCAGAAGAGGTGAGGGCCTGGACTACCAAACTGGGGAGCACTGGACCGGAAGCTGCTTCTGTCATCCATTCGGATTTTGAGAAAGCGTACATCAGAGCAGAGGTCATGCGGTTTGAGGATTTGGACCGAACTGGAGACCCACAAAAGGTAAAGGAAGAGGGGAAACTCCGCATTGAAGGCAAGGAATACACAGTTTCGGATGGGGATGTGATCTACTTCCGCACAAATGCCTAA
- a CDS encoding DUF2797 domain-containing protein, which yields MQQISGYIRMMDHTGINPVEYKFCYVTYSDEASGKKKSACPATEHSTMETVQSWIGKKIRIQTNGQIRCTICGKPTSKSFGQGACFSCFSEKAETDLCILRPETCHFHKGTCREPDWGKTNCFKTHTVYFANSSGLKVGITKENPVSNRWVDQGASFGIPVLTVDSRYAAGVIESYLSQFMPDKTSWQKMIQSEPEFIDLLREKNKFLAHLQKQTFYLNTTETKKSELIFQPAPDSTLTEIRYPIQAYPKKIKSLKLSPDSMIFDRLTGIKGQYLLFESGAINIRSQSGLQFSLEVLDE from the coding sequence ATGCAACAAATCAGCGGTTACATAAGGATGATGGACCATACTGGAATCAATCCGGTGGAATATAAATTTTGTTATGTGACGTACTCCGATGAGGCATCTGGCAAAAAGAAATCTGCCTGTCCGGCAACAGAACATAGTACAATGGAAACGGTTCAATCATGGATTGGCAAAAAAATCCGAATCCAGACAAATGGACAGATTCGCTGCACTATATGTGGAAAACCCACGTCAAAATCCTTCGGCCAAGGTGCCTGCTTTAGCTGTTTTTCGGAGAAGGCGGAAACGGATCTCTGCATCCTAAGACCAGAAACCTGTCATTTTCATAAAGGGACTTGTCGAGAACCTGATTGGGGAAAAACAAACTGTTTTAAGACTCATACGGTTTATTTTGCAAACTCAAGCGGATTGAAAGTTGGTATCACTAAAGAAAATCCTGTCTCAAACCGTTGGGTAGACCAGGGTGCAAGTTTTGGAATCCCTGTTTTGACAGTTGACTCACGTTATGCGGCAGGTGTGATCGAATCTTATTTATCTCAATTTATGCCTGATAAAACCTCATGGCAAAAAATGATCCAATCTGAGCCAGAATTCATAGATTTGCTGAGAGAAAAAAATAAATTTTTGGCTCACCTCCAGAAACAAACCTTTTATTTGAATACAACAGAAACTAAAAAATCGGAATTGATCTTCCAACCGGCGCCCGATTCTACGCTAACAGAGATTCGTTATCCCATCCAGGCATATCCCAAAAAAATCAAATCCTTAAAATTGAGTCCTGATTCTATGATTTTTGATCGGCTGACTGGTATCAAAGGTCAGTATCTTTTGTTTGAATCGGGTGCCATCAATATCCGCAGCCAAAGTGGACTTCAGTTTAGTTTAGAAGTATTAGATGAGTGA
- a CDS encoding LIC_11883 family protein has translation MKPRYLPFYLLFFVFSLFATDRSYQIQDIPLQKLSSQLKSIAFATIRTSILREYTFSDTIEFRYEPCPDHFPRLPGDLPCNLFHSEIKPEPEPEKNKEEKDSSLNALDPEVPELEGGRVNLVFSKTRSPNLNGKVAKLGEDEDKLLLFYSDKGILSHYLYLDEVVVFRYRASTESPQIESIYLIQLGKDRFPISAKKILFP, from the coding sequence ATGAAACCAAGATACCTTCCCTTTTACTTATTATTTTTTGTCTTTTCTCTATTTGCGACGGACCGCAGCTACCAAATCCAAGATATACCTCTTCAAAAACTCTCTAGTCAATTGAAGTCCATTGCCTTTGCAACGATACGCACTTCGATTCTGAGAGAGTATACTTTTTCTGATACGATAGAATTTAGATACGAACCTTGCCCTGATCACTTTCCTCGTCTGCCCGGAGATTTGCCGTGCAATCTCTTTCATTCAGAGATCAAACCAGAACCGGAACCAGAAAAAAATAAAGAAGAAAAGGATTCATCTCTGAATGCTTTAGACCCCGAAGTGCCTGAGTTAGAAGGAGGTCGGGTGAATCTTGTTTTTTCTAAAACAAGGTCACCAAATCTGAACGGTAAAGTTGCTAAGTTAGGTGAAGATGAGGACAAACTGTTACTCTTTTACTCAGACAAAGGTATACTCTCGCATTATCTGTATTTAGATGAGGTTGTGGTGTTCCGCTATCGAGCGAGTACAGAATCTCCTCAAATTGAAAGTATCTATCTTATCCAATTGGGTAAAGATCGCTTTCCTATCTCAGCAAAGAAGATATTATTTCCCTGA
- a CDS encoding RluA family pseudouridine synthase, protein MSETTKNEILWQNEILLFANKPEGIPVHETKDPKRKDFTRYLQEKYSLAYLRTVNRLDLGTSGIVMFSKDPSQNVFVDACLQAAKKKYIFIASGHPEWTERTEKIHLKETQKKMKLVHSGGKQAITHFKVLYQENEDLFLGGAELVTGRRHQIRITLAHLGHPILGDPLYGDTKQSEKRIYLHSYSFSSEFNGESLHILCPIPSSFQERIKIPESLNTE, encoded by the coding sequence ATGAGTGAGACCACAAAAAACGAAATTCTTTGGCAAAACGAAATTTTACTATTTGCCAATAAACCAGAGGGCATTCCCGTTCATGAAACAAAAGACCCTAAACGAAAAGATTTTACAAGGTATCTCCAAGAAAAGTATTCCCTAGCTTATTTAAGAACTGTAAATCGACTGGACCTTGGAACAAGTGGCATTGTTATGTTCAGCAAAGACCCATCACAAAATGTATTTGTAGACGCCTGTTTACAAGCAGCAAAAAAGAAATATATTTTTATAGCTTCTGGACATCCGGAATGGACAGAACGTACGGAAAAAATTCATTTGAAAGAGACTCAAAAAAAAATGAAACTTGTCCATAGTGGAGGCAAACAGGCAATCACTCATTTCAAAGTCCTTTACCAAGAAAATGAGGATCTGTTTCTGGGAGGGGCAGAACTAGTCACAGGTAGAAGGCACCAAATCCGTATCACCTTAGCCCATTTAGGTCATCCTATCCTCGGTGATCCATTGTATGGGGACACAAAACAAAGTGAGAAAAGAATTTATCTACATTCCTACTCATTTTCTTCTGAATTCAATGGTGAAAGTCTCCATATCCTTTGTCCCATACCTTCTAGCTTCCAAGAAAGAATCAAAATCCCTGAAAGTTTGAACACGGAATAA
- a CDS encoding lipoprotein LipL46: protein MLIRNLPSLLTAFGLTVLFGCVSSTSAEKTASLPENVVTAMGEAPIYQGDLALARNKALKDAKLNAVRKLVGEQVTEKSGVADGQSLGSKLYSKTDSFVKKYEIISEETWKLDTQDMIRLNVRCEVEASKLSTAVDALLDDVGNPRIAVLVQSSIQGKNFPIGSSTNTAEAELIEKLRKKGNKVVDSSQLTALLKKNPALAKLDLTSVEEGSPLLTLAQDSGAEVLIIGKVETVDQKPIVLPGGKKTDFLSAAATGPFRVIQLWGDGKIFGSGSVEGRGADITQDVARIQATKDWSSLVSEKVAKQIKDEWFKLTEQNTVIFRFTGLDLEDAINFKNDLSEYTSVKQINDRKTEASGSEWELTYPGKESMFAEELMYKKDSSFRFLSKKVLSIKSSKRGVVEAEFKNR from the coding sequence ATGCTCATAAGAAACCTTCCTTCCCTCTTAACCGCTTTTGGACTTACCGTCCTCTTTGGTTGCGTTAGTTCCACATCAGCGGAAAAGACGGCTTCCCTCCCAGAAAATGTAGTCACAGCAATGGGTGAAGCTCCAATCTACCAAGGAGACTTGGCATTGGCTCGGAATAAGGCTTTGAAAGATGCAAAGTTAAATGCCGTCCGAAAACTTGTAGGGGAACAAGTGACAGAGAAATCAGGTGTTGCCGATGGCCAATCCTTGGGCTCCAAGTTGTACAGCAAAACAGACTCCTTTGTTAAAAAATATGAAATCATCAGCGAAGAGACTTGGAAACTAGACACCCAAGATATGATCCGATTGAATGTTCGCTGTGAAGTCGAGGCAAGCAAATTGTCTACAGCGGTCGATGCCCTCCTTGATGACGTTGGAAACCCTAGAATTGCAGTTTTGGTTCAATCTAGCATCCAAGGCAAAAATTTTCCCATAGGCTCTTCCACAAACACGGCAGAGGCGGAGCTCATTGAGAAATTAAGAAAGAAAGGGAACAAGGTTGTAGATAGCTCCCAATTGACTGCACTCTTAAAAAAGAACCCAGCGCTTGCAAAATTGGATCTTACGTCTGTAGAAGAAGGTAGCCCTTTACTTACACTTGCCCAAGATTCAGGTGCTGAGGTCCTTATCATCGGAAAGGTGGAGACAGTGGACCAAAAGCCAATCGTCTTACCAGGAGGCAAAAAAACTGACTTTTTAAGTGCAGCAGCTACTGGTCCTTTCCGTGTCATACAATTATGGGGAGATGGAAAAATCTTTGGATCTGGATCTGTAGAAGGGAGAGGTGCCGACATCACTCAAGATGTTGCAAGAATCCAAGCCACTAAAGATTGGTCTAGTTTGGTATCAGAAAAAGTCGCCAAACAAATCAAAGATGAATGGTTCAAATTAACCGAACAAAATACTGTGATCTTTAGATTTACTGGTCTTGACTTAGAGGATGCAATTAACTTTAAAAATGATTTGAGTGAGTATACCTCCGTCAAACAAATCAATGATCGCAAAACAGAAGCCAGTGGATCAGAGTGGGAATTGACTTACCCTGGGAAAGAGTCCATGTTTGCAGAAGAATTGATGTATAAAAAAGACTCTAGTTTCCGGTTCCTTTCTAAAAAAGTTTTGAGTATAAAAAGTTCAAAACGAGGTGTAGTGGAAGCAGAATTTAAAAATCGCTAA